In the Leptotrichia sp. oral taxon 212 genome, one interval contains:
- a CDS encoding GNAT family N-acetyltransferase, with amino-acid sequence MNIRKGKIEDLHEITAIETECFPASEAATEESFKGRLTVYPDYFWILEENGKIVSFVNGMATDSPNLSDEMYENPYLHNPEGKWQMIFGVNTLPGYRKRGYAGKLINELIENAKSGKRKGVVLTCKDTLVPYYSKFGFKNEGVSESTHGGVVWYEMRLIF; translated from the coding sequence ATGAATATAAGAAAAGGAAAAATCGAAGATTTGCATGAGATAACTGCTATAGAAACTGAATGTTTTCCAGCAAGTGAAGCAGCAACAGAAGAATCATTTAAAGGGAGATTGACTGTATATCCTGATTATTTCTGGATTCTTGAGGAAAATGGAAAAATTGTAAGTTTTGTAAATGGAATGGCAACAGACAGTCCAAATTTATCAGATGAAATGTATGAAAATCCTTATTTACACAATCCTGAAGGTAAATGGCAGATGATTTTTGGAGTTAACACATTACCTGGCTACAGAAAAAGAGGGTATGCAGGAAAATTAATCAATGAACTGATTGAAAATGCGAAATCCGGAAAAAGAAAGGGAGTTGTCCTGACCTGTAAGGACACATTAGTACCATATTATTCAAAATTTGGATTTAAAAATGAAGGAGTATCTGAATCTACTCATGGTGGAGTTGTATGGTATGAGATGCGGCTGATATTTTAA
- a CDS encoding AAA domain-containing protein codes for MNINLLNLLAEKLNTGSMRSIYLSAMPGRYRVRMDLSDFDKIDINFSKSFFENLFTKKSFSMKIRMTNEEKNQSVERKIQYLFNENMNILREEGINSLALGYPILVKQNNKTKSVMKSPLFIWKLDITRSKLDMNEFTISKDENSSAEINKVLLMQLLSDDKTNLSDVYDLGKDEDESILTFEEIKNILSEINKKLKIEYSEEFKIEKFPENAEKIDEKGKEAPFIFYGGVLGLFKRQNEGIIQDFNILTENFSQFKFNVSERDDFQLNKNTSISTDPSQQNVVETLTDTQYKIIQGPPGTGKSQTLTAIITNSLENGANILIVCEKKTALDVIYEKLSELGLGDLTVMLNAPVKDRRDVVRRVRDLADNLPKTEQFDEAKYEYSVMEYKNLKEKYNNHQKALKENMRNTNLTVNDTMLNLLEGKEHQNYYHVDTEKNNTDTVYRILDIVDRLLNKIGAIDKIRKFEEIYNDKFKNIQSYEIFFEETSNTLNDAKKMINFIKDNMSKYGKQFEEFFGVNKLKVSIFSIFNSKIKSIKNAWEDIYKNSRKIYEYNDKYIDRKFTQHDYGKYEKELEEFSGILNEIVDNRNGFMSFIDEKKNREVTREEEAFINNFIKYVDENKIEDRKEFLKLSYYYSLLQNSNIKNEMYRDYSVNIEKLLEHDKFITENQKYQIKKNWQETRRRALGSMGKEDNIKMLYNLRKNAKYGKINTLREIIGSDVEFFKKIFPVIMTDPNTCSAVFPLQEGIFDLVIFDEASQLKLEEVLPSMMRGKYKIVSGDIHQMPPSNYFGAEMEQKETDNEEIDEESLFLADSESLLDYVNNLNGDVVMSYLDFHYRSKHPKLINFSNAAFYESRLVPMPSKSEYTPIEYYRVNGIYKARKNDDEADRIIEYIFSDKILIDGKLLSVGIVTLNLEQKTNIVNRINSYLRENDSEAVRNRYNELLEKNMFVKNLENVQGDERDIMIFSTTFGKNEDGKFIQNFGPLNNQQKGYKLLNVLITRSKYRFAVFTSIPEENINTWENEITKNGNNGKSVFYAYLAYAQAVSENDTDKENRILDVLAVNKTKYSSIPYEKIQETDSKIVKIIAKETGLGENEEIVKNYRIGGFILPYAVKDKDADKAKTVIDINDIETFDGKTAYRGLIYRKNMFEGMGYKYKLLNMADYI; via the coding sequence ATGAATATTAATTTGTTAAATTTACTGGCAGAAAAACTGAACACAGGTTCAATGAGAAGCATTTATTTAAGTGCAATGCCTGGAAGATACAGGGTAAGAATGGATTTATCAGATTTTGATAAAATAGATATAAATTTTTCTAAAAGTTTTTTTGAGAATCTGTTTACAAAAAAAAGTTTCAGCATGAAAATCAGAATGACGAATGAAGAAAAAAATCAGTCTGTAGAAAGAAAAATCCAGTATCTTTTCAATGAAAACATGAATATTTTAAGGGAAGAAGGGATAAATAGCCTTGCGTTGGGATATCCTATTCTGGTGAAACAGAATAATAAGACAAAATCCGTTATGAAATCTCCTCTGTTTATATGGAAACTGGATATAACAAGATCTAAACTTGATATGAATGAATTTACAATTTCAAAAGATGAAAATTCTTCTGCTGAAATTAACAAAGTTTTACTTATGCAGCTGCTTTCAGATGATAAGACTAACTTATCAGATGTATATGATTTAGGAAAAGATGAAGATGAAAGCATTCTCACATTTGAAGAAATAAAAAATATACTTTCTGAAATAAACAAAAAATTGAAAATAGAATACTCTGAGGAATTTAAAATAGAAAAATTTCCTGAAAATGCTGAAAAAATAGATGAAAAAGGAAAGGAAGCTCCATTTATTTTTTATGGAGGAGTATTAGGACTGTTTAAACGTCAGAATGAAGGAATAATACAGGATTTCAATATTTTAACGGAAAATTTTTCCCAGTTTAAATTTAATGTGTCTGAAAGAGATGATTTTCAGCTGAATAAAAATACATCAATTTCAACTGATCCGAGCCAGCAGAATGTTGTGGAGACATTGACGGATACTCAGTATAAAATTATTCAGGGACCTCCGGGAACAGGGAAAAGCCAGACTCTGACCGCAATCATTACAAATTCTCTTGAGAATGGTGCAAATATTCTGATTGTCTGTGAGAAAAAAACTGCACTGGATGTAATATACGAAAAACTGTCAGAGCTCGGACTGGGAGATCTTACTGTAATGCTGAATGCCCCTGTAAAAGATCGTAGAGATGTAGTAAGGAGAGTAAGGGATCTTGCAGACAATCTTCCTAAAACTGAACAGTTTGATGAAGCAAAATACGAGTATTCGGTAATGGAATATAAAAATCTGAAGGAGAAGTATAACAATCATCAGAAGGCTCTGAAAGAAAATATGAGAAATACAAACTTGACAGTAAATGATACAATGTTGAATCTTCTGGAGGGAAAAGAACATCAGAATTACTATCATGTGGATACTGAGAAAAATAATACTGACACAGTTTACAGAATACTTGATATTGTAGACAGACTGCTTAATAAAATAGGAGCAATTGATAAAATTAGAAAATTTGAAGAAATATATAATGACAAGTTTAAAAATATACAGTCTTACGAGATATTTTTTGAAGAAACTTCAAATACATTGAATGACGCTAAAAAAATGATAAATTTCATTAAGGATAATATGTCAAAATATGGGAAACAGTTTGAAGAGTTTTTTGGTGTAAATAAACTGAAAGTTTCAATATTCTCAATATTTAATTCTAAAATAAAAAGTATAAAGAATGCATGGGAAGACATTTACAAAAATTCCAGAAAAATATATGAATATAATGACAAATATATAGATAGAAAATTTACTCAGCATGATTATGGAAAATATGAAAAGGAACTGGAAGAATTTTCTGGAATATTAAATGAAATTGTAGACAACAGAAATGGATTTATGAGTTTTATAGATGAAAAGAAAAATCGAGAAGTAACAAGAGAAGAGGAAGCTTTCATAAATAATTTCATAAAATATGTTGATGAAAATAAAATTGAAGACAGGAAAGAGTTTCTGAAGCTCTCCTATTATTATTCATTATTGCAGAACAGTAATATAAAAAATGAAATGTACAGGGATTATTCAGTCAATATAGAAAAACTGCTTGAACATGATAAATTCATAACAGAGAACCAGAAGTATCAGATAAAGAAAAACTGGCAGGAAACAAGAAGAAGAGCACTTGGTTCAATGGGAAAAGAAGACAACATAAAAATGCTGTATAATCTGAGAAAAAATGCAAAATATGGGAAAATAAATACTTTAAGGGAAATTATAGGATCGGACGTAGAATTTTTTAAGAAGATTTTCCCGGTGATAATGACGGATCCAAATACATGCAGTGCAGTATTTCCATTACAGGAAGGGATTTTTGATCTTGTAATATTCGATGAAGCCAGTCAGCTTAAACTGGAAGAGGTACTGCCTTCCATGATGAGGGGAAAATACAAGATAGTTTCAGGAGACATCCATCAGATGCCGCCTTCAAATTATTTTGGAGCAGAAATGGAACAGAAGGAAACTGATAATGAAGAAATAGATGAAGAATCACTTTTTCTGGCAGACAGTGAATCATTGCTTGATTATGTAAATAATCTGAATGGAGATGTGGTTATGTCGTATCTTGATTTTCATTACAGATCAAAACATCCGAAGCTGATTAATTTTTCCAATGCGGCATTTTATGAATCAAGGCTGGTTCCAATGCCATCAAAGTCAGAATATACACCAATTGAATATTATAGAGTAAATGGAATATACAAGGCTAGAAAAAATGATGATGAGGCGGATAGGATTATAGAATATATTTTCAGCGATAAAATACTTATAGATGGAAAATTACTGAGTGTGGGAATAGTCACACTGAATCTGGAACAGAAGACTAATATCGTAAACAGAATAAATTCATATTTAAGGGAGAATGACAGCGAAGCTGTGAGAAATCGTTATAATGAGCTGCTTGAAAAAAATATGTTTGTAAAAAACCTTGAAAATGTTCAGGGAGATGAAAGAGATATAATGATATTTTCCACAACTTTCGGAAAAAATGAAGATGGAAAATTTATACAGAATTTTGGTCCTTTAAATAATCAGCAGAAGGGATATAAGCTTTTAAATGTGTTAATAACAAGGTCAAAATATAGATTTGCCGTATTTACTTCAATTCCTGAGGAAAATATAAATACATGGGAAAATGAAATTACAAAAAACGGAAACAATGGTAAAAGTGTATTTTATGCCTATCTTGCGTATGCCCAGGCTGTATCGGAAAATGACACAGATAAGGAAAACAGAATTTTAGATGTTCTGGCTGTAAATAAGACGAAATATTCCAGTATTCCATATGAAAAAATTCAGGAAACAGACAGTAAAATTGTAAAAATAATTGCAAAGGAAACAGGACTGGGAGAAAACGAGGAAATAGTAAAGAACTACAGAATTGGCGGATTTATTCTTCCTTATGCAGTAAAGGATAAAGATGCAGATAAGGCCAAAACAGTGATAGATATCAATGATATAGAAACGTTTGATGGGAAAACTGCATACAGAGGACTTATATATAGAAAAAATATGTTTGAAGGCATGGGATATAAATATAAATTATTGAACATGGCAGATTACATATAG
- a CDS encoding SDR family NAD(P)-dependent oxidoreductase yields the protein MKRNVFITGASSGIGKAMAYSFGKNGDNLILCARRQEKLQEIKKDIESKHDVRVDIYELDVTKYEKVTDTVKEIIKNSGEIDILINNAGLALGLEKFQDYNISDIERMIDTNIKGLLYITREVIPNMVKNNKGHIINIGSTAGVYAYGGAAVYCATKSAVKFLSDGIRIDTIDKNIKVSTLQPGIVETDFSEVRFHGDKEKAKKVYEGIKALKPEDIADIALYVTNQPEHVQISDVTIMATKQATGFNVHREK from the coding sequence ATGAAAAGAAATGTTTTTATAACAGGGGCTTCCAGTGGAATAGGAAAAGCAATGGCTTATTCCTTTGGTAAAAATGGTGATAATCTTATTTTGTGTGCCAGAAGGCAGGAAAAGCTTCAGGAAATAAAAAAAGACATTGAAAGTAAACATGATGTAAGAGTGGATATTTATGAACTTGATGTAACAAAATACGAAAAAGTTACAGATACAGTAAAGGAAATAATTAAAAATTCAGGGGAAATAGATATTCTGATAAATAATGCAGGACTTGCGCTGGGACTGGAAAAATTTCAGGATTATAATATATCTGACATTGAAAGAATGATTGATACAAATATAAAAGGACTTCTGTATATAACGAGGGAAGTTATACCAAATATGGTAAAAAATAATAAAGGACACATAATAAATATAGGATCGACAGCAGGGGTTTATGCTTATGGTGGAGCTGCTGTCTACTGTGCAACAAAGTCTGCTGTAAAATTTTTAAGTGACGGAATAAGAATAGATACAATTGATAAAAATATTAAAGTAAGTACGCTACAGCCAGGAATTGTTGAAACGGATTTCAGTGAAGTGAGATTTCATGGTGATAAGGAAAAGGCTAAAAAAGTTTATGAAGGTATAAAGGCATTAAAACCTGAAGATATAGCAGATATAGCTTTATATGTGACAAATCAGCCTGAGCATGTGCAGATATCCGATGTTACAATAATGGCAACAAAGCAGGCCACAGGATTTAATGTACATAGGGAAAAATAG
- a CDS encoding amidohydrolase produces MENNTEKTELKKKELSKESSLKYELPDNLLKEMTEIRQYLHKNPELSGEEYKTTEFIKKFLTEHGIKILSSDLKTGVIAEIGEGEKIVALRSDIDALPINEMTDYPYKSQNPGVMHACGHDFHTASLLGAAVILKKKEKELKGRVRLIFQPAEEINAGAKEVIKSGVLKGISAIAGFHNKPDLPLGTIGIKSGPLMAAVDRFEVKINGTGTHAAAPQNGNDPIVTASQIVTSIQSIVSRYVSPVDMAIISVTKISGGNTWNVIPESVIMEGTMRTFKESVQERIKKLFVQVIKNYTEAFDQKYEISWGDAHSFVDNDEMLAELIGKEVSIFADIKIPEITTGGEDFSFYQKEVPGLFAFIGTGCPYEWHNPGFQIKDEALYFSINYYIAAVNIMLKK; encoded by the coding sequence ATGGAAAATAACACTGAAAAAACTGAATTAAAGAAAAAAGAACTGTCAAAAGAATCTTCATTGAAATATGAACTGCCTGATAATTTACTGAAAGAAATGACAGAAATTAGACAATATCTTCATAAAAATCCTGAACTGTCAGGTGAGGAATATAAAACAACAGAATTTATAAAGAAATTTTTGACAGAGCATGGTATAAAAATTCTTTCCTCTGATTTAAAAACAGGAGTTATCGCTGAAATTGGAGAAGGTGAGAAAATAGTTGCGTTGAGATCTGATATTGATGCACTTCCTATAAATGAAATGACAGATTATCCGTATAAGTCACAAAATCCTGGAGTAATGCATGCCTGTGGGCATGACTTTCATACAGCTTCACTTTTAGGAGCGGCAGTAATATTGAAAAAAAAGGAAAAAGAGCTTAAGGGTAGGGTAAGACTTATTTTTCAGCCAGCCGAAGAAATAAATGCAGGAGCAAAGGAAGTAATAAAATCTGGTGTTTTAAAAGGAATTTCAGCAATTGCAGGTTTTCATAACAAGCCTGATTTACCGCTAGGAACAATTGGAATAAAATCAGGACCCCTTATGGCGGCAGTTGACAGGTTTGAAGTGAAAATCAATGGTACAGGAACTCATGCGGCGGCACCTCAAAATGGAAATGATCCGATAGTGACTGCCAGTCAGATTGTGACATCTATTCAGTCTATCGTGAGCAGATATGTATCTCCTGTTGACATGGCAATAATCAGTGTAACAAAAATATCAGGCGGGAATACATGGAATGTGATACCTGAAAGCGTGATAATGGAAGGTACAATGAGAACCTTCAAGGAATCTGTACAGGAAAGAATAAAGAAACTGTTTGTTCAGGTTATAAAAAACTATACGGAAGCTTTTGACCAGAAATATGAAATTTCATGGGGAGATGCACATTCCTTTGTAGACAATGATGAGATGCTTGCAGAATTGATAGGAAAAGAAGTTTCAATATTTGCAGATATTAAAATTCCTGAAATAACAACAGGTGGAGAAGATTTTTCGTTTTATCAGAAGGAAGTACCTGGACTGTTTGCATTTATAGGTACAGGATGTCCTTATGAATGGCACAATCCTGGATTTCAGATAAAAGACGAGGCTTTATATTTTTCAATAAACTACTATATAGCCGCTGTAAATATTATGTTGAAAAAGTAA